CGACCAGTGCTTCGGATCGACGGACAGGTCGGCGGCAAGGTCCGGCGACAGCAGGTACACGCCGGGGTGGCCGTCGATCAGCGCGTAGTCGTCTCCCGTGATGGGATCGTTGGCGCCGATCGTGATCTTCACCGTGCTGCCGTCCTCCTGCGTGACCGTCACCACCCAGCGCGGGTCGCCGAAGCCGTACTCGCTGGCCTTGCCCGGGTTCTCGACCTTGCGCTTGGCCGTGAGGTGCTTGAAGTGCCGGTCCAGGAAGGCCCGGACCTGCGCCGCGTCCGCTTCCCCGACGGTGTGGCCGCTGCTGTTCACCATCGTCCACGTCTTCCCCTGCAAGAGGAGACCGAGGTCTTCCAGCTGCTGGTTCTCCATCGTGATCTCGTTCACCTTGGACGTGTCGACGTCCGCCAGGCGGAGCGGAGCGTTCTGGCGCTCCGCCTGCCGCGGCTGCCAGATGAAGACGTAGCCGGCCAGCCCGGCGACGACGACGACCGCCAGAAGCGGCGCCAGCCAGCGCCACCGGTTCGGGGCGGCGGACCGCCCGCGCGCAGGTTGCTTCTTCGCCAACGGAATGCCCCCTCGGACAAAGTCGAGCTCTCGAACAGAGTCTAACCCGTTCCCGCCGGGCGCGGTCGGCAGCCGCCTCCTCGCGCGGTCCCACGGCCGCCGCCCGGCGCCACTACAACCGCCGGC
The genomic region above belongs to Clostridia bacterium and contains:
- a CDS encoding DUF4340 domain-containing protein — its product is MAKKQPARGRSAAPNRWRWLAPLLAVVVVAGLAGYVFIWQPRQAERQNAPLRLADVDTSKVNEITMENQQLEDLGLLLQGKTWTMVNSSGHTVGEADAAQVRAFLDRHFKHLTAKRKVENPGKASEYGFGDPRWVVTVTQEDGSTVKITIGANDPITGDDYALIDGHPGVYLLSPDLAADLSVDPKHWS